One segment of uncultured Tolumonas sp. DNA contains the following:
- the argC gene encoding N-acetyl-gamma-glutamyl-phosphate reductase, whose amino-acid sequence MLNVVIIGASGYAGAELALLVHKHPELNLKGLYVSAGSQDANKAFSALHPQCLGLVDLPVKPLDDAGMQEAKTGTDLVCLATAHEVSMNLAPVFLAAGIPVFDLSGAFRVQQDGFYDKYYGFTHDQPEWLSKAVYGLAEWNAEQIKQTDLVAVAGCYPTASLLALKPLMEAGLIKAETTPIINAVSGVSGAGRKAAIGTSFCEVSLNPYGIFNHRHQPEISYHLGGKVIFQPHLGNFVRGILATIYVQLADGVTEEQVNAAYAQAYTDSPIVRLSKQWPSIRSVAGTPFCDLHWQMQDGMLIVGSAIDNLLKGASSQALQCINLRFGFAPTIGLM is encoded by the coding sequence ATGCTTAATGTCGTAATTATTGGTGCCAGTGGCTATGCCGGTGCAGAGCTTGCTTTATTAGTGCACAAACACCCTGAGCTTAACCTGAAAGGGCTCTATGTGTCTGCAGGTAGTCAGGATGCCAACAAAGCTTTTTCTGCTTTGCATCCACAATGCTTAGGTCTGGTCGATCTGCCAGTTAAGCCGTTAGATGATGCTGGTATGCAAGAAGCCAAAACCGGTACCGATCTGGTTTGCTTAGCGACCGCGCATGAAGTCAGTATGAATCTGGCGCCTGTCTTCTTAGCTGCCGGTATTCCGGTGTTTGATCTGTCTGGTGCCTTCCGTGTGCAGCAAGATGGCTTCTACGACAAATATTATGGTTTCACGCACGATCAACCAGAATGGCTGTCGAAAGCCGTTTATGGTTTAGCAGAGTGGAATGCTGAGCAAATCAAACAGACTGATTTGGTTGCGGTCGCAGGCTGTTATCCAACCGCATCATTGCTGGCGCTAAAACCGCTGATGGAAGCGGGCCTTATCAAAGCAGAGACCACGCCGATCATCAATGCGGTATCAGGCGTTTCTGGTGCAGGTCGTAAAGCGGCGATTGGTACCAGCTTCTGTGAAGTAAGCTTGAACCCTTATGGCATCTTCAATCACCGTCATCAGCCTGAAATAAGCTATCACTTGGGTGGGAAGGTCATATTCCAACCGCATTTGGGTAATTTCGTGCGCGGTATTCTGGCGACCATTTATGTACAGCTGGCGGATGGTGTGACAGAAGAGCAAGTTAATGCCGCTTATGCTCAAGCTTACACCGATAGCCCAATTGTCCGCCTCAGCAAACAATGGCCGTCGATCCGCAGTGTTGCCGGCACGCCATTCTGTGATCTGCATTGGCAAATGCAGGATGGAATGCTGATTGTTGGTTCAGCGATCGATAACTTGTTGAAAGGTGCCTCATCACAAGCGCTGCAATGTATTAATCTGCGGTTTGGTTTTGCGCCAACTATTGGTTTGATGTAA
- the argE gene encoding acetylornithine deacetylase: MSNLDFFQMYRDIIALPSISSTDPTWDQSNKGVIELLASWFEQFGMQIDITPVPGTVGKLNLIATIGSGDGGLLLAGHTDTVPFDAGRWQKDPFQLTQEGDRIYGLGTIDMKGFFVFIAEALKDTDLTQLKKPLRILATADEETSMAGAKAIADAHPIRPDYAVIGEPTGLVPVFMHKGHMSEAIRVTGKSGHSSNPANGVNAIEIMHKVLSKVLVMQHELKQKYNNAHFDVPYPTLNLGSIHGGDSANRICGGCELCIDLRPIPGVMPEDLIAELKRHLAPVEAEYPGAISLEHLHEPVPPYGCDENSAFVKEAERLSGHQAEVVNYCTEAPFIQQLGCETIVMGPGYITQAHQPDEYLDLSFVKPTTELIRHLVQRFCL; this comes from the coding sequence ATGAGTAATCTCGATTTTTTTCAGATGTACCGCGATATTATCGCGCTGCCATCGATCAGCAGCACAGATCCTACCTGGGATCAGAGTAATAAAGGTGTAATCGAACTGCTGGCATCGTGGTTTGAACAATTTGGTATGCAGATCGATATCACGCCCGTGCCAGGCACCGTAGGAAAATTGAATCTGATCGCGACCATTGGCTCTGGCGACGGTGGGCTGCTCCTTGCCGGTCATACCGATACCGTACCGTTTGATGCCGGGCGTTGGCAGAAAGACCCGTTTCAGCTCACGCAAGAAGGTGATCGCATTTATGGTCTCGGCACTATCGATATGAAAGGCTTTTTTGTCTTTATTGCTGAAGCATTAAAAGATACCGACCTAACTCAGCTGAAAAAACCATTACGTATTCTGGCAACCGCCGATGAAGAAACCAGCATGGCTGGCGCGAAAGCGATTGCCGATGCCCACCCAATCCGCCCAGATTATGCGGTGATCGGCGAACCAACTGGTCTGGTGCCGGTATTTATGCATAAAGGTCACATGTCGGAAGCGATCAGAGTGACAGGTAAAAGCGGGCACTCATCGAACCCGGCAAATGGCGTCAATGCCATCGAAATTATGCATAAAGTACTGAGTAAAGTGCTGGTGATGCAGCACGAATTAAAGCAAAAATATAACAATGCGCATTTTGATGTGCCCTATCCGACGCTAAATCTGGGCAGTATTCATGGCGGCGACAGCGCTAACCGTATTTGTGGTGGCTGCGAACTGTGTATCGATTTACGCCCCATTCCTGGTGTGATGCCAGAAGATTTAATCGCCGAGTTAAAACGCCATTTAGCACCGGTAGAAGCGGAATATCCAGGTGCCATCAGTCTCGAACATCTGCATGAACCCGTGCCGCCGTATGGTTGCGATGAAAACTCCGCTTTTGTTAAAGAAGCTGAACGGTTAAGTGGTCATCAAGCAGAAGTGGTGAACTACTGCACCGAAGCACCATTTATTCAGCAACTGGGCTGCGAAACGATTGTGATGGGGCCCGGCTACATTACTCAGGCGCATCAACCTGATGAATACCTCGATCTGTCGTTTGTTAAGCCAA
- a CDS encoding ornithine carbamoyltransferase: MRHLLDTTEFNKEELQTLIALGRDMKAKPADYRTGLAGKNIVTLFEKQSLRTRVTFDIGINRLGGHAVYLDQQNGAIGHRESVKDYAENLSRWCDGIVARVFDHKTLLGLREHATVPVVNSLCNLYHPCQALADFMTIAENYDDLSKVKLAYLGDGNNVAHSLLLTGAILGTDVTVVSPKGSGPDAQIFNLAADLARKSGAQLSVTDNCADIRGFDVAYTDTWVSMGDNTPMEAVKDKFMPYQINQALLDNTGIRHVLHCQPAHRELEITSEVMDGPASLIMDEAENRMHIQNAILYTLINQA, encoded by the coding sequence ATGCGTCATCTGTTAGATACCACGGAATTTAATAAAGAAGAGTTACAAACCCTGATCGCATTAGGGCGGGATATGAAAGCCAAGCCAGCGGACTATCGTACCGGCTTAGCAGGCAAAAATATCGTGACGCTGTTTGAAAAACAGTCACTGCGTACTCGTGTTACTTTTGATATCGGTATCAATCGTCTCGGAGGTCATGCTGTTTATCTGGATCAACAGAATGGCGCGATCGGCCATCGTGAGTCGGTGAAAGATTATGCCGAAAACTTATCGCGCTGGTGTGACGGTATTGTCGCCCGCGTATTCGATCATAAAACGCTACTGGGTTTGCGTGAACATGCCACTGTACCCGTGGTGAACTCACTGTGTAACCTCTATCACCCATGTCAGGCATTGGCTGATTTCATGACCATTGCTGAGAACTATGATGATCTGAGCAAAGTAAAACTAGCTTACTTAGGTGATGGTAACAACGTTGCCCATTCGTTACTGCTGACTGGCGCGATTCTGGGTACCGATGTCACCGTTGTTTCGCCTAAAGGTTCAGGCCCAGATGCGCAAATCTTTAATCTGGCCGCGGATCTGGCGCGTAAATCAGGCGCACAATTATCGGTAACCGATAATTGTGCCGATATTCGTGGTTTTGACGTTGCTTACACCGATACTTGGGTATCGATGGGCGATAACACGCCGATGGAAGCCGTCAAAGACAAATTCATGCCGTACCAAATCAATCAGGCATTATTGGATAACACAGGTATTCGTCATGTGCTGCATTGCCAGCCTGCTCATCGCGAGTTGGAAATCACCTCCGAAGTGATGGATGGCCCTGCGTCATTGATCATGGATGAAGCGGAGAACCGCATGCATATCCAGAATGCGATCTTATACACCCTGATCAACCAAGCTTAA
- the argB gene encoding acetylglutamate kinase, protein MTQQVPLIIKLGGALLETEGALTAFIGGIQRFLQQFPRPLVLVHGGGCLVDDLLKTLGKTSTKKNGLRVTPADQIPYVVGALAGTANKQMMAEAIAQGLNPVGLSLADGGLCDITQLDPELGNVGDCKPKNPALLQVLLAQNFLPVISSIGITAQGELMNVNADQAAIALAELLDADLIMLSDVVGILDANKQLIPELNTEKTEQLVADGVITDGMAVKVKAALQVSAAIQKPIVVASWRDPDLLLKLANGEATGTRIQA, encoded by the coding sequence ATGACACAACAAGTTCCATTGATCATCAAACTGGGCGGTGCGCTGTTAGAAACTGAAGGCGCATTGACCGCCTTTATCGGTGGCATTCAACGCTTTTTACAACAATTTCCACGTCCATTAGTTTTAGTGCATGGTGGCGGTTGTCTGGTTGATGATCTGCTGAAAACACTGGGTAAAACCAGCACCAAGAAAAATGGTCTACGTGTTACACCGGCTGATCAAATTCCCTATGTTGTTGGTGCGTTAGCGGGTACAGCCAACAAACAGATGATGGCGGAAGCGATCGCTCAAGGCCTGAATCCGGTCGGTTTAAGTCTGGCTGATGGTGGCCTGTGTGATATCACCCAGCTTGATCCTGAATTAGGTAACGTTGGTGATTGCAAACCAAAGAATCCGGCACTGTTACAAGTTTTACTGGCACAAAATTTCCTGCCTGTGATTAGCTCAATTGGCATCACTGCACAAGGTGAGCTGATGAATGTTAATGCCGACCAGGCCGCGATTGCGCTGGCCGAGTTGTTAGATGCCGATCTGATCATGTTGTCCGACGTCGTCGGTATTTTAGATGCCAACAAGCAACTGATTCCAGAGCTGAACACCGAGAAAACAGAACAACTGGTTGCCGACGGTGTGATCACAGATGGTATGGCAGTAAAAGTTAAAGCGGCACTGCAAGTTTCTGCTGCCATTCAAAAACCGATTGTCGTTGCCAGCTGGCGTGATCCTGATTTGTTACTGAAACTGGCCAATGGCGAAGCAACGGGTACTCGTATTCAAGCTTAA